From the genome of Nicotiana sylvestris chromosome 2, ASM39365v2, whole genome shotgun sequence, one region includes:
- the LOC138886005 gene encoding uncharacterized protein, with translation MAFMLKSIRIIRASNTHLRKKELNLRQRRWLVLLNDHDVDILYHPGKANVVADALSRKSKGSMSYLCPEKRGIAHEVHQLASLGVRLLDSYDIGITLQNTTTSSLVTEVKECQYEDPVLVHYRDTTLQKEKTPFEITGYGFIIYRGQLYVPNVAGLHLQVMGETHYSRYSIHSGATKMYHDISGVYWWDRMKMDIAEFIA, from the coding sequence ATGGCGTTCATGTTGAAATCTATACGGATTATAAGAGCCTCCAATACACATTTAAgaaaaaaggaattgaatctacgtcaaagaAGATGGTTGGTGCTACTTAATGAccatgacgttgatattttataccatccagggaaggcaaACGTAGTAGCCGATGCCCTTAGTCGTAAATCTAAGGGTAGCATGTCGTATTTGTgtccagaaaagaggggaatagcccatgaggttcatcagctagctagtcttggagttcggttactggactcatatgacattggaattactcttcagaaTACAACAACATCCtcattagtaactgaagtaaaggaatgccagtacgaggatcctgtgctagttcattatagagataccacccttcagaaggagaagacaccatttgagaTTACAGGATATGGGTTCATCATATATAGAGGACAATTAtatgtgcctaatgttgcagggttgcatctgcaggttatgggagaaactcactattctcgttattctatccattcaggagcgacaaagatgtatcatgatataagtggagtatattggtgggacagaATGAAAATGGATATAGCGGAGTTCATTGcttag